One stretch of Lemur catta isolate mLemCat1 chromosome 2, mLemCat1.pri, whole genome shotgun sequence DNA includes these proteins:
- the CCN6 gene encoding cellular communication network factor 6, whose translation MKVNRVLKRILQNESAACESAAWELEACVLLRGSRGVCRGDRAALCTLSSEPAAAPLPLRPAQVPSNMQGLLFALLLAGLAQFCCRTQGAGPLDTTPEARSGEASEVQQRKQFCHWPCKCPYQKPSCPPGVSFVRDGCGCCKICAKQPGDICNEADLCDPHKGLYCDYSADRPRYETGVCAYLVAVGCEFNRVHYRNGQVFQPNPLFSCLCVSGAIGCTPLFIPKLADRPCSGAKGGKKSGQSNCGLEPLRRQLSTSYKTMPAYRNLPLIWKRKCLVQATKWTPCSSTCGMGISNRVTNENSNCEMRKEKRLCYIQPCDRNISKTVKIPKGKTCQPTFQLSKAEKFVFSGCSSTQSYKPTFCGICLDKRCCVPNKSKMITIQFDCPNEGSFTWKMLWIVSCVCHRNCREPGDMFSELKIL comes from the exons ATGAAAGTCAACAGGGTATTAAAACGGATCCTTCAAAACGAAAGTGCAGCCTGCGAGTCAGCAGCGTGGGAGCTGGAGGCGTGTGTTCTTCTGCGGGGGAGCCGAGGGGTTTGCAGAGGAGACAGGGCAGCTTTGTGCACCCTGAGCAGCGAGCCAGCTGCGGCTCCTCTGCCCCTCAGGCCGGCCCAGGTTCCCAGCAACATGCAGGGGCTGCTCTTCGCTCTCCTCCTCGCTGGCCTGGCGCAG TTCTGCTGCAGGACACAGGGCGCTGGGCCGTTAGACACGACACCTGAAGCAAGGTCCGGAGAAGCATCAGAAGTGCAGCAGCGTAAACAGTTTTGTCACTGGCCTTGCAAATGTCCTTATCAGAAGCCCAGTTGCCCTCCTGGAGTGAGCTTCGTGAGGGACGGCTGTGGATGCTGTAAAATCTGTGCCAAGCAACCAGGGGACATCTGCAATGAAGCTGACCTCTGTGACCCACACAAAGGGCTGTACTGTGACTACTCGGCAGACAGGCCTAGGTACGAGACTGGAGTGTGTGCAT accttGTCGCTGTTGGATGTGAGTTCAACAGGGTACATTATCGTAATGGCCAAGTGTTTCAGCCCAATCCCCTGTTCAGCTGCCTCTGTGTGAGTGGGGCCATCGGCTGCACACCTCTGTTCATACCGAAGCTGGCTGACAGGCCCTGCTCTGGAGCTAAAGGGGGAAAGAAGTCTGGTCAGTCAAACTGTGGCCTGGAACCATTACGACGGCAGCTTTCGACAAGCTACAAAACAATGCCAG CTTATAGAAATCTCCCacttatttggaaaagaaaatgtcttgtGCAAGCAACAAAGTGGACTCCCTGCTCCAGCACATGTGGGATGGGAATATCTAATAGGGTAACGAACGAGAACAGCAACtgtgaaatgagaaaagagaaaagactgtGTTATATTCAGCCTTGCGACAGGAACATATCAAAGACAGTAAAG atccccaaaggaaaaacatgCCAACCTACCTTCCAACTTTCCAAAGCtgaaaaatttgtcttttctggatGCTCAAGTACTCAGAGTTACAAACCCACTTTTTGTGGAATATGCTTGGATAAGAGGTGCTGTGTCCCTAATAAGTCTAAAATGATTACCATTCAATTTGATTGCCCAAATGAAGGGTCATTTACATGGAAGATGCTGTGGATTGTATCTTGCGTATGTCACAGAAACTGCAGAGAACCTGGAGATATGTTTTCTGAGCTCAAGATTCTATAA